The following are encoded in a window of Ursus arctos isolate Adak ecotype North America unplaced genomic scaffold, UrsArc2.0 scaffold_27, whole genome shotgun sequence genomic DNA:
- the SLC25A4 gene encoding ADP/ATP translocase 1 — MSDHALSFLKDFLAGGVAAAVSKTAVAPIERVKLLLQVQHASKQISAEKQYKGIIDCVVRIPKEQGFLSFWRGNLANVIRYFPTQALNFAFKDKYKQIFLGGVDRHKQFWRYFAGNLASGGAAGATSLCFVYPLDFARTRLAADVGKGAAQREFSGLGDCLTKIFKSDGLKGLYQGFSVSVQGIIIYRAAYFGVYDTAKGMLPDPKNVHIIVSWMIAQSVTAVAGLVSYPFDTVRRRMMMQSGRKGADIMYTGTVDCWRKIAKDEGAKAFFKGAWSNVLRGMGGAFVLVLYDEIKKYV; from the exons ATGAGTGATCACGCATTGAGCTTCCTGAAGGATTTCCTGGCCGGCGGCGTTGCCGCTGCCGTGTCCAAGACCGCGGTCGCCCCCATCGAGAGGGTCAAACTGCTGCTGCAG GTCCAGCATGCCAGCAAACAGATCAGTGCCGAGAAGCAGTACAAAGGGATCATTGATTGTGTGGTGAGAatccccaaggagcagggcttTCTATCCTTCTGGAGGGGTAACCTGGCCAACGTGATCCGTTACTTCCCCACCCAAGCTCTCAACTTCGCCTTCAAGGACAAGTACAAGCAGATCTTCCTGGGGGGCGTGGACCGGCATAAGCAATTCTGGCGCTACTTTGCCGGTAACCTGGCTTCCGGTGGGGCAGCTGGGGCCACCTCCCTCTGCTTTGTCTACCCGCTGGACTTTGCTAGGACCAGGTTGGCTGCTGACGTGGGCAAGGGTGCCGCCCAGCGCGAGTTCAGTGGTCTGGGTGACTGTCTCACCAAGATCTTCAAGTCTGATGGCCTGAAGGGTCTCTACCAGGGTTTCAGCGTCTCTGTCCAGGGCATCATTATCTACAGAGCGGCCTACTTTGGAGTCTACGACACTGCCAAGG GGATGTTGCCTGACCCCAAGAATGTGCACATTATTGTGAGCTGGATGATTGCCCAGAGCGTGACAGCCGTCGCAGGGCTGGTGTCCTACCCCTTTGACACTGTCCGCCGTAGGATGATGATGCAGTCTGGCCGGAAAGGGG CGGATATTATGTACACTGGGACGGTGGACTGCTGGAGGAAGATTGCAAAAGATGAAGGAGCCAAGGCTTTCTTCAAAGGTGCCTGGTCCAATGTGTTGAGAGGCATGGGCGGAGCTTTTGTATTGGTGTTGTATGATGAGATCAAAAAATACGTTTAA